A single Spartinivicinus poritis DNA region contains:
- a CDS encoding DODA-type extradiol aromatic ring-opening family dioxygenase → MKSRSNLPLSSVLFISHGGGPLPLLKDKGHQELVKNLSHISSIIEKPLAILVISAHWEEANPIVTSGESPSLIYDYYGFPEESYHIQYPASGNPPLAQKIASLLKNNGIEAKLDNDRGFDHGLFIPLKIMYPEADIPCIQLSLVNSLDPKKHIQIGKALAELRRDNVLIIGSGFSFHNLKAFFGKFSDEEQEKNAAFENWLIETCVSQDLTEDQREKRLIEWHSAPAASYCHPREEHLLPLHVCYGLAQSAVKQVFTFNISKIKTSCYLW, encoded by the coding sequence TTGAAAAGTAGATCAAACTTGCCACTAAGTTCTGTACTCTTCATTTCTCATGGTGGAGGCCCTTTACCACTATTAAAGGATAAAGGACATCAGGAGCTAGTGAAAAACCTTAGTCATATCTCCTCTATTATCGAAAAACCATTGGCTATTCTAGTGATTAGTGCGCATTGGGAAGAAGCTAATCCTATAGTTACCAGTGGTGAATCTCCCTCATTAATATACGACTATTATGGGTTTCCTGAAGAATCTTATCATATCCAATATCCAGCCTCTGGGAATCCTCCCTTGGCACAAAAAATAGCTAGTTTATTAAAAAATAATGGTATTGAGGCAAAGCTTGATAACGATAGAGGATTTGATCATGGTTTATTCATCCCTCTTAAAATAATGTACCCTGAGGCTGATATCCCTTGTATCCAGCTATCTCTTGTGAATTCACTAGATCCAAAAAAACATATTCAAATTGGTAAAGCTCTGGCTGAACTAAGGCGTGATAATGTGCTGATTATTGGTTCTGGCTTTTCATTCCATAATCTTAAAGCTTTCTTTGGCAAATTTTCAGATGAAGAGCAGGAAAAAAATGCAGCATTTGAAAATTGGCTGATAGAAACTTGTGTTAGCCAGGATCTTACAGAAGATCAGCGAGAGAAACGATTGATTGAGTGGCACTCTGCACCTGCAGCGTCCTATTGTCATCCTAGAGAAGAGCACTTATTACCACTACATGTTTGCTATGGTTTAGCACAATCAGCTGTAAAACAGGTTTTTACTTTCAATATATCCAAGATAAAAACAAGCTGTTACCTTTGGTGA
- a CDS encoding TfoX/Sxy family protein → MTATSVTSTNEFIQTVQQLLKPLGDIGGKQIFGGYGLQVAAKQFAIIRGTTIYFRVDDITRQKYLDKGMQPFSYASTKGIIKVKQYYEAPEELIKYPTLLVKWAKEAVDIVVNKT, encoded by the coding sequence ATGACTGCTACTTCTGTCACTTCAACCAACGAGTTTATTCAAACTGTACAACAGTTGCTCAAGCCTTTGGGGGATATTGGAGGAAAGCAGATATTTGGTGGGTATGGTTTACAGGTTGCAGCTAAACAGTTTGCTATTATTAGGGGAACAACGATCTATTTCCGGGTAGATGATATCACGCGTCAGAAGTACCTGGATAAAGGTATGCAACCGTTTTCTTATGCTTCAACCAAAGGAATTATCAAAGTCAAACAGTATTATGAGGCACCAGAAGAGTTGATCAAATACCCTACACTATTGGTCAAATGGGCCAAAGAAGCGGTAGATATTGTTGTAAATAAAACCTGA
- a CDS encoding substrate-binding periplasmic protein translates to MKVLIITALFYFTLASRLASCDLTVTHVSKYSDTDNRDLYYIELLNLVLNKTKATDGDFTVKMAESPLSQDRAIASLQENKFINVLWTMTSRRREELLLPIRIPLLKGLLGHRIFIIKEADKAKFESIKSLKALKQYRAGQGHDWPDTTILKANGIPTVTSPDYEGLFAMLKHGRFDYFPRGVTEIWGEVASHHQERFIVNQTLMLVYPAPFYFFVNKANTALADRLERGLWIAIKDGSFDKLFYNHPAHAEVFKSAKMENRIIFNFINPLLPSETPLDNQVLWHKVN, encoded by the coding sequence ATGAAAGTACTCATAATCACAGCTTTATTTTATTTTACCTTGGCTAGTCGCTTAGCAAGCTGTGATCTTACCGTTACTCATGTTTCGAAGTACAGTGATACCGATAATAGAGATTTATATTATATCGAACTATTAAATTTAGTCCTTAACAAAACCAAAGCGACGGATGGGGACTTCACAGTAAAAATGGCCGAATCACCTTTAAGTCAGGACAGAGCAATTGCCAGTCTTCAAGAAAACAAGTTTATCAATGTGTTATGGACTATGACATCTCGTCGACGAGAAGAGCTGCTGCTACCTATTCGCATCCCCCTACTAAAAGGATTACTTGGTCATCGTATTTTTATTATAAAAGAAGCAGATAAAGCCAAATTTGAATCAATCAAAAGCCTAAAGGCATTAAAACAATACCGCGCTGGTCAAGGTCACGATTGGCCAGATACCACCATTCTCAAGGCAAACGGCATCCCCACTGTCACCAGTCCTGATTATGAAGGACTATTTGCCATGTTAAAGCATGGTCGATTTGACTATTTTCCCCGTGGCGTAACTGAAATTTGGGGAGAAGTCGCCTCTCACCACCAAGAACGTTTTATAGTCAACCAAACACTCATGCTGGTTTATCCTGCCCCTTTTTATTTTTTTGTTAATAAGGCAAATACTGCTCTTGCCGATAGGTTAGAAAGAGGACTCTGGATAGCGATTAAAGATGGCAGTTTTGACAAGCTTTTCTATAATCACCCAGCCCATGCAGAGGTTTTCAAATCAGCTAAAATGGAAAACAGAATTATTTTTAACTTTATTAACCCACTCTTGCCGTCTGAAACCCCTTTAGACAATCAAGTGTTATGGCATAAAGTTAATTAA
- a CDS encoding glutamine amidotransferase-related protein, which translates to MKLGLLQCDHVVTELQSAHGDYPEQFKAVFERAGVNVEWQYFDATQGILPDHIDCCDAYITTGSRFGAYEAIPWLTALQDFLRQLYQADKPFVGICFGHQLMAQVLGGKVEKSAKGWGIGVSFNQIKQPKSWMQPFKPKVDLLVSHQDQVVELPAEIEVLGGSQFCPNYIIQRGKWLGIQGHPEFTKAYSQDLIKLRSEKYSPERVREAEYSMAASVDSERVIQWIAAFIQESLQNP; encoded by the coding sequence GTGAAGTTAGGTTTACTTCAGTGCGATCATGTTGTAACAGAATTACAGTCTGCCCATGGCGACTACCCTGAGCAATTTAAAGCGGTGTTTGAGCGAGCGGGGGTGAATGTAGAATGGCAGTACTTTGATGCCACACAAGGAATACTACCTGATCATATTGATTGCTGTGATGCCTATATAACCACAGGTAGCCGTTTTGGTGCTTATGAAGCAATACCTTGGTTGACTGCATTACAGGATTTTTTACGGCAACTGTATCAAGCAGATAAACCTTTTGTAGGGATTTGTTTTGGTCATCAGTTAATGGCTCAGGTATTAGGGGGTAAGGTTGAAAAGTCAGCAAAAGGCTGGGGTATTGGGGTTTCTTTTAATCAAATCAAACAGCCGAAAAGTTGGATGCAGCCTTTTAAACCCAAAGTTGATTTATTGGTGAGTCATCAAGATCAAGTGGTCGAACTACCGGCTGAAATAGAAGTATTAGGCGGCAGCCAGTTTTGTCCTAATTACATTATTCAGCGAGGTAAATGGCTGGGTATTCAAGGACATCCCGAATTTACTAAAGCCTATAGTCAAGACCTGATTAAGCTACGGAGTGAAAAATATTCTCCAGAACGGGTGCGTGAAGCAGAATATTCAATGGCAGCATCGGTGGATAGTGAACGGGTTATTCAGTGGATAGCTGCATTTATTCAGGAATCTTTACAAAATCCATAA
- the pepN gene encoding aminopeptidase N: protein MDNTSQLRPWSQLLMTGLAVSLVSGCVTQQTEQANQKRQWTRAAEANLTHEYAKQRYQQVKDVSYQLALSLSKNKPDYTGEVKVDFTWQPGKQPLTLDFVGGQVNNMQINGKPVKAEYNNWFIKLPANQLKPGRNQVSIQYSHPYSKDGAGLHRFIDPKDGKAYLHTQLQPYDGNKLFPQFDQPNLKATYQLTVDAPVEWQVVTAERESAIERLSSAQQRWHFPRSARFSTYIISLHAGPYQIWEDNSETPPLRLMARPSMANYVDAEEWFKLTRHGMEFFQDYFGLDYPYAKYDQLIVPEFNAGGMENVAAVTYSERYLTRGKVTRELRQRRANVILHELAHMWFGDSVTADWWNGLWLNESFATYMAHLAMSEYPEYQDSWLRFYSRIKLWAYEEDELVTTHPIEVKVVDTNNAFTHFDGITYGKGAAVLKQLAHYLGPDNFQQGVHNYLKQYAGRNTQLEDFFNSLAAASNQNLTPWVRQWLRTAGVNTISARYQCNNNKISEFDIVQQASNKYPVYRTQRVLVGLYYDKGKQLKSAKQIPVTYLGEVTPVPAVVGRPCPDFTFVNVEDWGYSKVALDARSENYIKRHLSRISDPLLRSMVWQSQWDQVMAAKLSLTDYLPWALRQLPLESNEMIVRQVVANLQESYDYLAVLHEKELAIFGPQLENLAWQQLTKARPGSDWQALWFEAFIHFTHTPAGLAKVEDILALKRRIAGLAIDQDLRWQLVVKLNEYAIPSAAQWINQELSRDASDRAERQALLAKAIQPQAKTKQYWLEQLWGNSNLTLQEQRSLVEGLFPTSQFTLSADYADQIVGQLNLLKEKDSRFKSTYSRLLPKLCQPENVARLRSALSNLEFSSPVVQKRLKVAIQQEERCIAISQRIKEKNRQQL, encoded by the coding sequence ATGGATAACACCTCTCAATTGAGGCCATGGAGTCAACTGTTAATGACTGGGCTAGCTGTCAGCTTAGTCTCTGGCTGTGTAACGCAGCAGACGGAACAAGCTAACCAAAAGCGTCAATGGACCAGGGCCGCTGAAGCTAATCTTACCCATGAATATGCTAAACAGCGTTATCAACAAGTAAAAGATGTGTCGTATCAACTTGCTTTATCATTATCAAAAAATAAACCCGATTATACCGGTGAAGTGAAAGTTGATTTTACCTGGCAACCTGGTAAACAACCCCTGACCCTGGATTTTGTAGGAGGGCAGGTCAACAATATGCAGATTAATGGCAAGCCGGTTAAAGCAGAATACAACAATTGGTTTATTAAATTACCTGCTAATCAGTTAAAACCTGGTCGTAATCAGGTGAGTATCCAATATAGTCACCCTTACAGCAAAGATGGTGCTGGGTTACACCGCTTTATTGACCCGAAGGATGGTAAGGCATATTTACATACTCAACTGCAGCCTTATGATGGCAATAAGTTATTTCCCCAGTTTGATCAGCCAAACTTAAAGGCCACTTATCAACTAACGGTTGATGCACCTGTTGAATGGCAGGTTGTGACGGCGGAGCGGGAGTCAGCCATTGAGCGGTTATCCTCGGCGCAACAGCGCTGGCATTTTCCTCGATCAGCTCGATTTAGTACTTATATTATTTCTCTGCATGCCGGCCCCTATCAAATTTGGGAGGATAACAGTGAAACGCCACCGTTGCGGTTAATGGCTAGACCATCAATGGCTAACTACGTGGATGCTGAAGAATGGTTTAAATTAACCCGTCATGGCATGGAATTTTTCCAGGATTATTTTGGATTGGATTATCCTTATGCTAAATACGACCAGTTAATTGTGCCGGAGTTTAATGCTGGCGGCATGGAGAATGTGGCGGCAGTCACTTACTCTGAGCGCTATTTAACCCGGGGGAAGGTGACTCGAGAGTTACGCCAGCGTCGTGCGAATGTGATTTTACACGAATTGGCCCATATGTGGTTCGGCGATTCAGTGACAGCTGATTGGTGGAATGGCTTATGGCTAAATGAAAGCTTTGCGACTTATATGGCCCATTTAGCGATGAGTGAGTATCCAGAATATCAGGATAGCTGGTTACGGTTTTATTCACGGATAAAATTATGGGCATATGAAGAAGATGAGTTAGTTACTACTCATCCTATTGAAGTAAAAGTCGTCGATACCAATAATGCTTTTACCCATTTTGATGGTATTACTTATGGAAAGGGGGCAGCGGTATTAAAACAATTAGCCCATTACTTAGGACCTGATAATTTCCAGCAAGGGGTACATAACTATTTAAAACAGTATGCGGGTCGAAATACTCAACTTGAAGACTTTTTTAATAGTTTGGCTGCTGCCTCAAATCAGAACTTAACTCCTTGGGTAAGGCAGTGGTTACGTACTGCTGGGGTAAACACGATTAGCGCTCGTTATCAGTGTAACAATAACAAAATCAGTGAGTTTGATATTGTTCAGCAAGCCTCAAATAAATACCCTGTTTATCGTACGCAACGGGTACTAGTTGGACTGTATTATGATAAAGGCAAACAATTAAAGTCGGCTAAACAGATTCCTGTGACTTATTTAGGTGAGGTAACACCTGTTCCTGCTGTGGTAGGACGCCCTTGTCCAGATTTTACTTTTGTTAATGTTGAGGACTGGGGATACAGTAAAGTAGCACTAGATGCTCGCTCAGAGAATTACATCAAACGGCACTTGTCAAGGATTAGTGATCCTTTGTTACGTTCGATGGTGTGGCAAAGTCAATGGGATCAAGTAATGGCGGCTAAATTGTCATTAACAGATTACTTACCCTGGGCATTAAGGCAGCTACCCTTAGAAAGCAATGAAATGATTGTACGGCAAGTGGTGGCTAATTTGCAGGAAAGCTATGACTATTTAGCTGTGTTGCATGAAAAAGAGCTGGCTATTTTTGGCCCTCAACTGGAAAATCTTGCTTGGCAACAGCTTACTAAAGCAAGGCCAGGGTCTGACTGGCAGGCGCTTTGGTTTGAGGCCTTTATTCACTTTACCCATACACCTGCCGGTCTAGCGAAAGTAGAAGATATTTTAGCCTTAAAACGGCGAATAGCAGGGTTAGCTATTGATCAAGATTTACGCTGGCAGTTGGTGGTGAAGTTGAATGAATATGCTATTCCCAGTGCTGCACAATGGATTAATCAAGAGTTAAGTCGAGATGCCTCTGATCGTGCGGAGCGTCAGGCATTATTGGCAAAAGCCATTCAACCACAGGCAAAAACTAAGCAATACTGGTTGGAACAATTGTGGGGAAACAGTAACTTAACCCTGCAAGAACAACGCTCGTTAGTTGAAGGGTTATTTCCTACCAGTCAGTTTACCTTATCTGCTGATTATGCAGACCAAATTGTTGGGCAACTTAATCTGTTGAAGGAAAAAGACAGCCGGTTTAAATCAACGTACTCTCGATTATTGCCAAAACTGTGTCAGCCAGAAAATGTTGCGCGGTTACGGAGTGCGTTATCTAATCTTGAGTTTAGCAGCCCTGTCGTACAGAAGCGTTTAAAAGTTGCTATCCAACAGGAAGAGCGTTGTATTGCTATTAGTCAGCGTATCAAGGAGAAGAACAGACAACAGTTGTAG
- a CDS encoding peptidoglycan-binding domain-containing protein → MIKNGCQGEDVKSIQEILKKLGYKPGPLDGVFGEKTENAVIQFQESYCLYADGVVGQNTWTALHSALAVSMDEQVHPLTSHDKQGKLLDWVRVPADQYRDGYDRFFLREDAAAAYMKIREHVIKAGGKLTSSGARRALNAHVGASRSATSFHYIGRALDLFVGSGMENRAKDPFIVTPDEGRYWRVFARAEGGTEMELNAVTYGSRNHGKSITGKFIDITELFEKEGFKRIRARRSFLKGGSWLGAEWWHFQYEKGLEKGISTFGDELLKVYTERQLQGSPPWQYRNRIFNLDWF, encoded by the coding sequence ATGATAAAAAATGGTTGCCAGGGAGAGGATGTGAAAAGTATTCAGGAAATCCTTAAAAAACTTGGTTATAAACCAGGTCCTTTAGACGGGGTTTTTGGTGAGAAAACCGAAAATGCCGTTATACAATTTCAAGAAAGCTATTGTCTATATGCTGATGGGGTTGTAGGGCAGAATACCTGGACTGCGTTACATAGTGCTTTAGCTGTTAGTATGGATGAGCAAGTGCATCCACTTACCTCTCATGATAAGCAAGGGAAGTTACTGGATTGGGTGAGGGTGCCCGCAGATCAATACAGAGATGGTTATGATCGCTTTTTCCTGAGAGAGGATGCTGCCGCAGCCTATATGAAAATACGAGAGCATGTGATTAAAGCCGGTGGCAAACTCACCAGTTCCGGCGCGAGGCGTGCATTAAATGCTCATGTAGGCGCATCTCGTAGTGCAACTTCGTTTCACTATATTGGTAGAGCACTGGACTTGTTTGTTGGCAGTGGTATGGAAAATAGAGCAAAAGATCCCTTTATTGTGACGCCTGACGAAGGCAGGTATTGGCGAGTGTTTGCCAGAGCAGAAGGTGGAACAGAAATGGAGTTAAATGCCGTTACTTATGGCTCTCGAAACCATGGTAAATCCATAACAGGTAAGTTCATCGATATTACTGAACTGTTTGAAAAAGAGGGTTTTAAGCGTATTCGCGCCCGTCGTTCATTTCTTAAAGGGGGAAGTTGGTTAGGTGCAGAATGGTGGCATTTTCAGTATGAAAAAGGGTTAGAAAAAGGTATTTCTACCTTTGGGGACGAATTGTTAAAAGTTTATACTGAGAGGCAGTTACAAGGTTCACCCCCTTGGCAGTACAGAAATAGAATATTTAACCTTGATTGGTTTTAG
- a CDS encoding iron-containing alcohol dehydrogenase encodes MEHISVIEQMPCHWHFPTAILLGIGERQQLPALCLQNGIQSPLVVIDPILAQLPIFTALIGKIARGGLKLTVFTKISGNPTGQQVMAGVTQFRYHQHDGVIAIGGGSALDAGKAIALMAGQTQSLWDFEDIGDNWKQADAEKIVPVVAVPTTAGTGSEVGRAAVITDEKVQLKKIIFHPKMLPCQVLLDPELTLCLPANLTAATGMDALAHNLEAFCALGYHPMAAGIAVEATRLIRHYLPRVYENSDDIEARTHMLVASCMGATAFQRGLGAMHALAHPMGARYNAHHGLLNAILMPYVLVANRTKIACRIEQLAKYINLPQVDFAGFIEWILSLRDRLGIPHTLDAVGVTINDVDELAELAFKDPSAATNPILFSVEDYATLCANAVTGTLKFSGR; translated from the coding sequence ATGGAGCATATTTCAGTTATCGAACAAATGCCTTGCCATTGGCATTTTCCTACGGCCATTTTATTAGGCATCGGTGAACGACAACAGCTACCTGCGCTTTGTTTGCAAAATGGTATTCAGTCACCCCTGGTCGTGATTGATCCTATATTGGCCCAGCTACCTATTTTTACTGCATTAATTGGAAAAATAGCCCGTGGTGGCCTGAAGCTGACGGTGTTTACCAAAATAAGTGGCAATCCAACTGGTCAGCAGGTTATGGCGGGAGTAACGCAATTTCGATATCACCAGCATGACGGCGTAATCGCCATTGGTGGAGGGAGTGCGCTGGATGCAGGAAAAGCGATTGCCTTAATGGCTGGGCAAACACAATCACTCTGGGATTTTGAAGATATCGGTGATAACTGGAAACAAGCTGATGCAGAAAAAATTGTGCCTGTGGTTGCCGTGCCCACCACAGCAGGCACAGGGTCAGAGGTTGGTAGAGCGGCAGTCATTACTGATGAAAAAGTCCAGTTAAAAAAAATTATTTTTCACCCGAAAATGCTGCCTTGTCAGGTGTTATTAGACCCAGAATTAACCTTGTGTTTACCTGCTAATTTAACCGCTGCTACTGGTATGGATGCATTAGCCCATAATTTAGAAGCATTTTGTGCGCTGGGCTATCACCCCATGGCTGCCGGCATTGCCGTTGAGGCGACCCGGTTGATTCGTCATTATTTACCCAGGGTCTATGAAAATAGTGATGATATTGAAGCAAGAACCCATATGTTAGTAGCCTCTTGTATGGGAGCAACTGCATTTCAGCGAGGGCTAGGTGCTATGCATGCATTAGCACACCCCATGGGAGCTAGATATAATGCCCACCATGGTTTATTAAATGCAATACTGATGCCGTATGTGTTAGTAGCCAATCGTACTAAAATCGCCTGTCGTATTGAGCAGCTAGCTAAATATATCAATTTACCGCAAGTGGATTTTGCTGGTTTTATTGAGTGGATTCTCAGTTTACGCGATCGACTGGGGATTCCCCATACGTTGGATGCAGTTGGCGTGACAATAAATGATGTGGATGAGCTAGCAGAATTAGCATTTAAAGACCCTTCTGCAGCCACTAACCCCATTTTATTTTCAGTTGAGGACTATGCGACACTTTGTGCCAATGCCGTTACTGGCACATTGAAATTTTCTGGGCGGTGA